One Glycine soja cultivar W05 chromosome 7, ASM419377v2, whole genome shotgun sequence genomic window, tatttgtctcGTGACAAAGTTGGTATCAAAGCCTGGTTGATAGATCATATAGATGCATTATTTGGTTTGTTATGGAATCTTGTTTGTAACTTGTGTACCCAGGCACAACTTACATGCAAGAGGCTATGACAATCCATTGTTAGACTGGAGTGTTTGTCTTAGTGTATGTGATTCTAAGCTTGCAAATTTAGTGTACAAATCTTGTGAGATTTTATTAGAGGGAAAATCATTTATGGTAGATCTTATAGAGTTGGATATGGTAGACTTTGATGTCATCTTAGGTATGGATTGGTTGGCTTCTTGTCATGCTACTTTAGATTGCCAGAATAAAGTGAAGTATGATATGCTGAGGGAACCGACCATTGTGTTTTAGGGTGATCAAAATTGGTCATTGAGTAATATGATTTCGACGGTAAAAGCTCACAAGTTGTTGAGGAAGGGTTGTCAAGATTAGTCATAGATCAAATTCGAGGACGAATTGTTCTTTAAGGAGGGGGAGAATGAAACGCAtggtttcatatatatatatatataataaccacCCCCCTTAGATTTATAACCACCCGAAATCCCCCTATATCCaaatttcctcttctttttcaaTAACCCACCCCCATCTCTCAAACCATATCTCTTCTTCCCAAATTTTCATCTCTTCACCTTTAAAGCATTTTCTTTCATTGTTCCAAAATTTATTAAGTTTATTGCATCCTTGTGTCATTCCCAAACACGAGAATATgattggagaaaaaaatgaacacCATTCATTTCCTTAAATTGTTTGTTTGATCTCTTTAGGCAAAAATTTATAACTCATTGTGTTTGATGAGTATTTTATAGCATTGTTTAGTTATGGATTGTGTGGAAAGGGTTAGAAAATTAAGTATTAGGGATTATTGCGGTTTCCTCAAAAACCCTAGGTTTGCTAAATTTGGGGATTTTATCTAATATCTTGTTctcttattttaaatgtttagaTCTTGTGAAAAATATGGTGGTTGATCCTCCCAACAACATTGGAAGGCATTGATTGTGTTCTTTTATGTGAGTAGCTAATCTAGTtaaccacattttttttaagttcttttaGGAGAAACAAGTAaacttcaatatatatatatatatatatatatatatatatatatatatatatatatatatatatatatatatatatatatatatatatatatatatatatatatttttttttttcttttgtgatctttgaaattttaggagtatttgagaataaaggaaaaaaaaattattttcgcttgattgaaatttattttgagattttgATAAGATATATAAGAATGAATGTTGGATTATttgtttatcttatttattgtgAGTTTATGATTGATTGTCGCTTGCTACAACTAAGAGATAGTGTAGCCTATGAGTCAATTTCTCAcagtatatttatatttgtggtTTGCTACAAtaaagagataatgtagcctatgagtcAATTTCTCATAGTACATTTATATTTAtcgtttgctacaacgaagagataatagGTAGCCTATGAATCAAATTACTCATAGTGTATTTATATTTTCCATTCGTTGCAATGAAGAGATAATGCAGCCTACGAACTAAATGTTGTAGTTCTATAGTTACCGTTCAccacaacgaagagataatgtggTCTATGTGCACATAGTGGAATGAAAGTTTGATTATAgagttattattattgaatacaAGTTTATATGTAGTTCTAAAATTTTTCAAGGGAGTATACAATAGTTTCTAAAAACaagttgtatttatttttctttatttaatgttatttaaattcattttgtaTGTTAAGACTCGTGTGATGTTGTGCTCTCCTTCTTGTCCGCTTAGTATTTTATGCTCTCACTAAGTCTCTGTGACTTATccccttattttattttattttttcaaatacacaaatagTGGAGTATCTTACTTTCTACGATTTGCTGACTTACCCAGGAATTTGGTTACATTTTGGTAGACCTTCATTGCATCTgatggatattttttttttgtgactcCAATATAATGCAGCTATAGGGATAAGGGTAATAATAGATCTAGAGAGAATtcctttattttgaaatttaaacgACCCTCACTTACAGATACGTTGATGATGTACTTttgatgttttgaaaaactttgatGATTAGTATTTATGACCAACATCGTTATTAGTAGATATTTTGGATAATATGTTAAGAGTTTGTGTTGAAACAAGATGCCTTAGTATCTAATtgatggatatatatatatatatatatatatatatatatatatatatatatatatatttgtcgagatatattatattttttttacatgttatCTAATATAGGGTAGGCTAGCCAGACTAAGAAAATTATAATCTGTGCGGCAATCATGATCCAAGAGACCTTTAATATCAATATTTACATCTTTCATACTTGTCGTACCGTAAGTTACCCACCACTCATTATTCTTCATCTACACAAGTGATTGATTCTAAattatccttaattttatttgaggTTACAATTTTGTCCCTTATTAAAGTTGCAAAATGACCACTTAAGTAatattaatcattttcattttggagcatctttgtataacttttttatcatttattcagGAAATGACATTTATCACATTATATTCACCTacataaaaatatcaaacttaattaatatttatataaaaaagacataaacaaGATGAAAATTATACGAAAAGTGTGCCCAGCCCAAAATTGACAGAAAAATTACTtatgaaacttatttttattcgatttttatcatatttatatctttttttatctcaacATTAGTTGTGTTTCATAGTTATCATTGTAAGTGAATCTAATGAAATAAGTTTCACAtgagtcaataattttttttattgaaaatcatgttccaaaattaaaaatgatcaatgtttcaaaaagaataaaaatgttgTAAAATACATTACTTAAGGTTTAGAGTTCATTTTACAACTTTTAAAGAGATTAAATTGtaacctaaaataaatttaagcatCACATGAATTTCCCAGCGCAATCATCACACCATAGTGAACACACCATGTTATCTCTCTTTCCTTTTAACTTGTTTAAACGTCTTGTGAAGCTACCAAAGCTTTTGCAAGGATAGCCATAAGTAGGCATGACAATTCTCTCCGCAATTCGGGGATCCTGCATGGACTGTCCCATTCGGGACCCTGCGGACGAGGAAAAATTCCCTGTGGGGACGGGGATAGGGATGAAAAACCACCCGCAGCTAATTTGGGGACAGGGACGGGAACTATGCTCCCCGACCCGCAGGGTCCTCGTATCCCCGCGTATATAGAATTTTACTTATATACCCTCATAACTTATAATAtgtataacataaatataaggattattatagtattttattagtaaaaaaaatacaaaataaaattatcatatatataagtaatatctcacaagtcacaaagacacaaacattacctaaaccctaaaacatcgcatcaaacattcagacttcGTTCCTTGACTTTCTTCGTCACCTTTGTTCCTTCTTCACTGCTTCACCTTCGttacttcttcacttcttcATCGTTCGTTTTCACTGTTTCACACTGTCTTCACCCTCTTCACTTCTTCATCATTCGTTTCACCGTTCCTCTTCACTGTTCATTTCAGCTGTGAACTCATAGAAGTCTTCATTGCACCTTTTCCTTCTTCGAGTCGCATGGTGCATTTCTGGGTTTCATAACTTCAAATTGTTCTTCCTCTGTTGTATGTTCTTTctctgttttatttatttatttatttctgttGTATTTTCAATTCTCTGTTCTATTGCTAGCTTATTGTGATGTTTTGGTTTGGTTGATTCATtgagtttaaaatttataatctaGCAATAAGAGTCAGATTTGTGCATTTACAATTTTACATGACTCATATTTATGGTCATGTTTTAAACTTAGAATTAAACCTAgaatattactattattattgatttatttttgtatttttaaccatgttttaaacttagaattaaaccttaaatttataattgttgaaaaattgaaataaaacaaaaaaattatattttttttataatttttgacattttttacataatactccaccaaaaatagatttaaaaagattatacaaaaagaaaaagagtttacGTATATATTCTTATGAAATAAGTATAACTCACTTAGTTAAATAAGATATCTAAATGTTGTAAATCTTTTGATATTGAATTCAATTCctatggataaaaaatttattaaatagatcaagtctatcattttttaataaaaaaatttaaaattatttaatgtttcattaagtttttttttcacatgaTATTAATACGAAATATCCaccaattttttatatgattaattttttcccCAAAAAAATCTGATGGACTATCTTTACTAAGATGTTCCCTTctaatcatgtttttattttgtattttcaagaGTCGAATCCGAAACTTTGATTCTCACGTGTATAatgtacttttaaaaaaatagtaaatattgatcataaaatcatataattacGATGTTCACAAAGGTCTCATCCTCATCTCAAATTACAGCACCTCAAGAATTAACGCTGGTAAGAATGAGTGCTAAAAGAATTGTGGTAGTAGTAACTACCACATCCTGACACATCTCTTAAAAGAGAGTTAGTATCACATTCAGACCAGCATCCTTCTACACACTGTTATGCTGAGTTTTTTTCACCTTTTCTGCTTTAAGATATCATATATCATTCATCTTATATGTAACCTTTTAGGTTTAGCTCGCTTACAATGTAACCAGCATTTGAGGGATTCAGGGTTTACACTAACAATCCAATCAACAAATAGGTAACTAAGGTAAGTAACTATCCTTTCcactgagaaaaataaaataaagaatggtTTTCCCCATCCAAGGAAACAACGTCAGATATCAGAAGATAACACTTCTGAAGTAGTTCTTTCACACCTATTATTTGAGGAGGCCAAACAATAGAGTTGGGATCCAACTATACAAAAAAGACAATATAGCGTTATTCCTGTAGTCGATCCAACTGTGGTGGAGTATTCTTGACAGCTCCTATTCTTTGAGGAGGCCACACAACATGGGTAACCCTTCCCCGAATTATGCCCAAAGGAATCTGCAAATATATTTACCAGGTTAcaccaaattaaaagaaaaattattagccATCAGTCCATTACCCACATTACAGCGTAAACAAAGACCACAACAACGAATTAGTAAATATTTTCTGTCAAATGTAGCATTCCTAACAACTTAGCAAAGAGTTGATGCTGcacatgaaaattaaaacaataaaaacaacaaagccttatcccacAGAGTGAGGTCGGCTACAAGAATTACACAACTTCATTTGGCTCAGTTAACTACCAAAGTTTTgcacatgaaaataatttttaaaaaattgtttagtaATTGACTGATATATTAATAGCCTAGTGTCAAGGTTTGCCTAGATGTACCAAAAGACACAGCTACTAGGCAAGTTGAAACAAGAAGAATGTAAATTAGTAAGTTGATGTGGTAGTGTGAAACAACAGCAAACAGCATTTTGCTTGAATACAATAAGCAATGCAATCTAATGATGCTGAATTAATCAGAAAATCTTCTAGTCACTGTTGGTTTGAAATAAGACAACAAAATGGATAATAAATGTTCATTCCTTTTCTAGCAATAGAAGTCCAACTAGTCAAGTTTTGCCAGGTAATTATGAACCGTGATTTATCTTTTGCCCATTTGTGGCAGAAATCTTGAGGTTTTTCTCAgaatataatactaaaatatgaTTGGGAGAAGTCCtcataaacaacttcaattttATATCCTGAACCAACCAGACTACTAAAATGGTAAACATGTCAAAAGTTTGCCACCCAACTCTCATTTTAAGCATCATCCCTTTACACGAAACTTGCTTTTCTTGCTTCATTTTGCATATCATAAGAGAAGCATGCCAGAAACTTGGTGATAATAGCAACTTACTGGTCCAAATGAATTTGAATCCAGGCTAGAAGCTGTGTTGTCTCCTTCAACCCAACAATGTCCTAATGGAATCTGAATCACATCATTCTTCTGATGAGTGCCAAACCATTCACCAGGTAATGCAGCTATTCTCTTTACGTGTGTCTCCTTGCGATTTTGTGGGGAGCTACAGAAGTTTCAAAATGTCAATTACAAGTTTACAACTTCCAAAAACAGCATCTTAGGTCTCAATTATAAATTCTGATAAAACACAAATTATCCTATTAGTATGGTTCAAGATCGCAAAATAAGCATCGTTGTGAGCAAGAGCCAACCAATGAATATAAGTTACATAACAAGAGTTCATTAATGTTTATAAGCCAGATAGTATATATTCACACAATGAACCATCCACTGCCAATAACTTCTACTGAGATGCAATACTAACCCAAAGACATGCTAGTTCACCAGGCTCTACAACCACCTGCTAAATTATCTTCCAGACATCATATAAAAAAGGAAGATACGgcatataaatgaaaatttaattcttaaagtaAAGAGTACAATAAAAGGTAAATGATGGACAAAAATATTACCGAAAGACCACCACATCGCCATGTGAAAACTTGTAGCTATGAAGGCAAAATTTCTCAACCAAAACATAGTCATCTGCAGTATAATTAATTGTCAAACAACAAAATCtgaaattgtaaaatattttttcttgtgaaCCCCTTAAGCAAGAAAAATACCAAAAACACCTCCCATCAGAGAACCGGCTTTAGGATTAAATGTGGGAGACATAGATCCACCTCGAACTGGAATAACTGTCACAAAAAGATCAGTCACAGTCACAGTGACAATCCCGGCTGAGATAAACTTTTTAGTACAGTTCCATAGAAAACTGCTTGTCCCCATGTGTTTAGGTGCACTTCTATATCAAACATCAACCGTCTGCACAACAATAGGAAAAGGGCAACTGAAAGTCAAACACCtgaaaaacacactaaaaaattacaaactacCAGCAAATATTGTAGCACAGTTTCAAATTCCAAAAAATATCAAGCATTAACAAGaaattttacacacaaaaaGCATGGAAGCAAGCCACCAATTTACTCTGAAGCCATAGAAATGGACTTGTTTGCAGGAATACTGAGGTAAATTCTGATATAATTCTCGATACTGTTATGTTCAAGGCTTGGACGTGGATGACAGCAAAAGTGAAAGGTTTTAAGTACTCCTTTATACAGTGGATAAAATGTCCAGGAGAATGCATTCAAGCACTGTGATTTATTAAGGGTTATGTGCATATGGTCATCCTGATGGTGATTTGGTTCAAATTAAATCGGTTGGGTCTATGCAGCAGATTCAGATTACGATGAAGGGGTATGTTGGCAAAATGGTTAATAATATGCTCTGTGGCAAATGGCACACGACTAAGTGATATTTTCTGCGTGGTAGCTTTGAATTGTATAGACTTTGATGAGGGGCGGGGGGTAGTTATTGGACGTATGTGGACATTCTAGGCTCTTCTGTTTTAGCTAGTTGGATCAAGCTGCGGTTACTGTGTATTTATATCTGTTCAAGCCTCAAATTTCCAGAGTACTAAAGCTTAGAGGTGCACATTTCCTTGCTTCTACACGTAACTAGTTTGTATGATTGTTAACCCCGTGAAATGTGATCTAATAATGGGCACAAATAGAGGCCTTGCAGTGTTGGAAGAACATAGAGCATGTTCATCAACTGGGCATTCTGAAAATGCCAAATTGCAAGGTTCCAATTGAAGAGGGCAGTGGTAGTGGGTGATATTTATACTTTGTACACGCGAGAAAACAAACAAGATTGAGCTAGACATTTGATCAAACACCTTGCAAGCACACATACAAAAGGGTGAGAATCAAAGTGAAAAACTTGAGATATCAAGACATGGGTACGCTTAGAATAGAAGAGGGAGATTTAATTACCGGGCAacgaagaagagagaaagagagagacttGTTTTTATTAACGGGATGGTATTGTGAGTGTTCAGAGGTTTTCTTGATCTCCTTGAACGTTGCCGTCGTCAACTTCTTCCGCAGAATGCTGACCTAATTCCAGACCTTCAGTTAGCTTCTTCAAAACATTTTCAAGAATGgttaattctaatttttaacctaatttttttaatttttagcaaattttatttttaataaattaatttgatatattttatttttaatcttaagaaacttacaaattttacttataacataattacatttttttagtttcaatttttttttgacaaaataggAATAACATTTAgtccaaaatacaaaaaaataaaaataaaaaatataattaaaccttTTAAGAATTGGActtagaagattttttttttcagttgaagCAATTTTCCTAATTCACTAGTACTCGTTTATGTAGATATAGATCGTagacatttaaaaaagaaatacaacaATGTGTAaaagaaagttattttttttgggattttatgcaagatagttttttatttataattataaaaaaaatgttttaaaaagtatttagaaattagaagttaatttatttcattttgaatttaaatatcttttattattttgtgtttacttttttacaaaaacaaatatgattattttaaaaagttacgttgaatgtaatataaaaaggttgacattattactatttttaaaataaaatatgcttttttttataactatacaacaacaacaacaacaacaacgccttatcccactaggtggggtcgactacatggatcaacttccgccataatgttctatcaagtatcatacttctatccaaatcattaagtttgaGATCCTTCTTTATAAcatctcttatagtctttttgggtcttcctctgcctcgaattgtttgccttctctccatctggtctactctcctcactacagagtctaccggtcttctctctacatgccaaaaccacctaagtctattttccaccatcttctctacaataggcgctactccaaccctctctctaatagctccgtttctaattttatcctatcgagtcttaccacacatccaccgcaacatcctcatctccgctacacctactttagtctcatgttggctcttgaccgcccaacattctgttccgtacaaaatcgccggtcttaccgcagtccgataaaactttccctttagcttgatcggtacctttgcatcacataacacccccgatgcttttctccatttcatccatcctgcttgaatgcgatgattcacatccccttcaatttctccattatcctgtattacagacccaagatatttaaaccgtgtgacttgagggataatatggtctcctattttcacctctgagttagataccctcctacttttgttgaacttacattccatatactccgatttgcttctgcttaggcgaaagccatgtgtttctagagctcgtctccaagtttccaacctctcattcaactcctccctcgactctccaaggaggactatgtcatctgcaaatagcatgcatctcggcgctatctcttggatttgttccgtgaggacatccagaattaaggtaaaaaggtaggggctaagggttgacccttgatgcaaaccaattgtgatgagaaaatcgtctgactctccaccctgtgtcctaacactagtcgataccctatcatacatatcttgaatagctcgaatatatgcaaccctaacccctttcttctctagagctttccacaaaatctctctagacactctatcatacgctttctccaagtcaataaaaatcaagtgcaagtcttgttggtccatgcgatattgctccatcacccgccgtaataaataaatcgcttccatggtcgaccttcccggcatgaaaccaaattgattctcagtaacttgagtctcctttcttaatctccgttcgatcactctttcccataatttcatggtatgactcatgagcttgattcccctataatttgcacaattttgtatatcccccttgttcttatagattgacactaacgtgcttctcctccattcctccggcatgcgttttgacctcataatttcattaaagagtttggtgagccactcaagacctctatctccaagagttttccacacttcaataggtatgttgtctggccccaccgccttaccgttactcattcttttcaacgcttcctttacttcctgtttctgaatccgacgataatacttatagttccggtcctcttctcttgtgtctagactgctagagtcgtatccatatccatcattaaataagttgtggaaatacaccttccacctttccttgatatctttttcatgcactaagactttgcctttttcatccttaacacactttacgtgatccaaatctctagtcttcctctctctacccttagcaagcctatatatagatctttctccgtccctggttcctagagcttggtatagtccgtcaaaagcttgggctcttgcctcactcaccgcctttttgatttcatttctagctatcttatacttatcccaagtttcagaatttctacacctagaccactccttgaaacactccttttttactctaactttgctctgaacactttcattccaccaccacgattctttacccctaggtccaaaacctctagattcacccaacgtctctttagccactttaataatctcttgggacgtcttgttccacatatcatttgcacttccttgtgattgtccacaccatccctcccatatcttttgttggaagattccttgtttctcacccttcaagtgccaccatttgatccttggtgctaccataggacttcttctctttgccctatctctaattcttacatccataaccaaaattctatgttgggtagtcaagctctctcccgggataactttacagttcaagcaatacttcctatcagacttcctgataaggaagaaatctatctgagaacatgtccctccacttttgtaagtgataagatgttcctctcttttcttaaaccatgtattggctatagaaagatccaaagcctccgaaaactccaagatggatttaccctccccattcatctcccctaggccaaaacccccatgcaccccctcaaaacctctatccacgctacctacatgtccattgagatcccctcctaggaaaactttctctccttggggtatatcctgaagtaccccttctagatcctcccaaaattttaccttaaagtgttctgctaacccaacctgaggtgcgtacccactaataacattaaaggtgtcctgtcccactaccaattttaaggctatgatacgatctcctactcttcttacatctacggcatccttcttccactccttgtccacaataatccctaccccatttcttgatctgatttttcccgtataccacagcttaaatcccgagttgtctaattctttcgctttttcacctgtccacttagtttcttgtaggcacataaaattgatcttcctcctcaccataacatccactatttccatagattttccagtaagtgtgcctatattccatgtaccaaagcgaatcctcctgtcatgaactagcttctttaTAACTATAAccatataaaaataactttatacaaaAACTCTAAAATATAAACTACATTTTGCATATTCTCAAAATTcctttttcataattttcaaataaaagagCCTTAGTAAGAAGGAAACACggtaaataaaaactaaaatttgacaattttaaaatgaggaaatgaattttcaagaaaaaatatatataattatagtttCTTGATTAAAGTTATGATGAAATGCATGTCTATAGAtaataagttataaattttttgaaatctcAATATTAAGAACCCATGCTAAGAACTAGTGACATACTATCAAGAACAATTCTTGCACATAAGAACCTGTGCTAAGAACTAGCGACAAAGATTGTCTTAACCAGCAGCCTTTGCCATGTCAGAACAGAAGGGAGAACCACTACAGCAGTATCTCGGAATTCAGTTGAAGAGGACATAACCGAAGATTGGGTCAAAGATTTGTTTCTACCCGTCCTCAGAAGTCAGAAAATGATATAGCTCCTTGATTGTCTTTTGGTGTGTTAGGTTAGGCCTAGATGAATATTGTCCATAAATCAAAAACCAAGAATGCAAAGCAATAAAAGTGGTGAACACTTCAATTAATTCCaatgaaatgagaatataaTATGGACTGTGATGAAAAGGTAACTTGTATTTACAAATGGATAAATTCCTGCAGAAACTgagaatcataaaaataaaataattaatgttataagtttgaatgagctTCTACTAATTGGCAATCACTAGTGGTGATGATATATGGCATGGTGCATATAGGGTCTGGCTGTGAGAGGCAAACTTTCTATGTACATAAATAATCTTTTGAAATTCTCCTTGTTGATTGAAGCCAAGTCATTAATCTCACTGCTGCTAATGTAGATCCAAAGATCATCAGTGTTCACTCTTTTGAGACTGTCTCGACAGAAAGGACAAGACTGAGATCTTGCATGCCTAAACCAATAGAAAAAACAAGAATCCTTGTTAGAAGTGAAAAAAGGTATCATACAATAACGTATATAGTAGATTTACTTGCTGATACAGAGTTTGCCAGAAACCAATCACATTTcacataagaaaacaaaatttagtGTCATGATATTTCTGGTCCATTGAAAAAGTTTCATGAGGATGAATGCAATTATTTGACTACAGAATGCTATATGATCTGGAATAATATACCAGTGAGAAATACTGTAAGAAAATGAGCAACATTAGATTAGACAAGGCCTCCAGATTTCAAGTTTGCTTTAGACCGAACCACAAATACAACAATAATTTGCCAACTCATTGGATTGCAATATGAGTATGACCCACATCAACCATGCAGGCAAGCAGCAGATTCTTTTTCAATATTCAGTTCTATTCTAGGCCTTAGTAAATATAGGTTTGCTTCTATTCCTCAAGACCAAAACTCAAGATTTCTTTGGCATCTGTCATAATCATTACATTATGAATGTTGATAACTAGTATGCTTCATTCATTTGTTTTTAGCCTTATTACCATTTAGAGCCTTTTTGTATTGACATTAAAATATGTCAAACATGAATCTAATGTGAGACAAGGATTCATGTTCAACATGCCACGGAAAGTGTAATCTATGTAAAACAAGCACAACccttaatctttaaaattattctgtACTAAAATGTTGTCTCAATTCACTCACCAGTCTTCATAGCATTTCATACACATTGAATGATTGCAGTTGGGCAATACAACCTTGCTATTTATCTCCAAGCAAATACCACACTCTAATTCCCTCTCCATGTCAATTTCAGAAAGGTTTCCTTTGCTTGTCAAATCTTTAAGCTTATACTTAGTAGCACATAGATGTTTTTGTTTCCTGTCATCAACATCGGTGATTCCTCTGTGAAGTTGCAATAAAGAGGGAAACACCACGCCTGTTATGATAGTCAGAGTGTAAAAGTAATCACATTTGGATTGTGAAGCACTTTTCCAAAAGAAGTCAGGTAAAGATAATAAAGCTTATCATATGAATGCATCATGGCATTATTTCAATATGGCTATTCACTTACCATAGAACTCCCTTAGACTGGCTTTTCTTTCATAAATGGACATGGTTGTCTTCCCATCTTCATATGCCT contains:
- the LOC114419051 gene encoding mitochondrial inner membrane protease subunit 2-like — encoded protein: MGTSSFLWNCTKKFISAGIVTVTVTDLFVTVIPVRGGSMSPTFNPKAGSLMGGVFDDYVLVEKFCLHSYKFSHGDVVVFRSPQNRKETHVKRIAALPGEWFGTHQKNDVIQIPLGHCWVEGDNTASSLDSNSFGPIPLGIIRGRVTHVVWPPQRIGAVKNTPPQLDRLQE
- the LOC114419052 gene encoding E3 ubiquitin-protein ligase AIRP2-like isoform X2, yielding MRKSFKDSLKALEADIQFANTLASEYPSGGACFQLRLSYSPAAQFFLFLVQWTDCHLAGALGFIRILIYKAYEDGKTTMSIYERKASLREFYGVVFPSLLQLHRGITDVDDRKQKHLCATKYKLKDLTSKGNLSEIDMERELECGICLEINSKVVLPNCNHSMCMKCYEDWHARSQSCPFCRDSLKRVNTDDLWIYISSSEINDLASINKENFKRLFMYIESLPLTARPYMHHAIYHHH
- the LOC114419052 gene encoding E3 ubiquitin-protein ligase AIRP2-like isoform X1, whose protein sequence is MGFGLNRRTKRREEQGEGKMRKSFKDSLKALEADIQFANTLASEYPSGGACFQLRLSYSPAAQFFLFLVQWTDCHLAGALGFIRILIYKAYEDGKTTMSIYERKASLREFYGVVFPSLLQLHRGITDVDDRKQKHLCATKYKLKDLTSKGNLSEIDMERELECGICLEINSKVVLPNCNHSMCMKCYEDWHARSQSCPFCRDSLKRVNTDDLWIYISSSEINDLASINKENFKRLFMYIESLPLTARPYMHHAIYHHH